The Indicator indicator isolate 239-I01 chromosome 22, UM_Iind_1.1, whole genome shotgun sequence genome includes a window with the following:
- the ZC3H7A gene encoding zinc finger CCCH domain-containing protein 7A: protein MSNVSEERSTRQQDIKKGLQFIESTLPYPGTQEQYELFIRELVRNLFNEGNDVYREGDWRGSLSHYTEAINIADYANSEEIHVSDDILEKLHVNRIACFSNMGLHEKVLESCEIALRLNENNFRALYRKAKALNELGSYTKAYDAVAKCSLAVPQDESVIKLTQELARKLGLKIRKAYVRAKPPSSNSVSSDVSTQNSSVEDIELDLSDQKQELVSAAASSNFVSEVSKVSSVPVPSLSSVMPLQVEKVSLPSAVLANGGNVSFSMPEACLDCGDGDIIIGEELDELLDSVPDPDESVMQTTGARGPVPAGSVAPSVPFSASLLGTLPVNAGFVPSPSLSEIFPQPLASSLENFCSPLSTFSISDPKRDLSSSASRDGTPTLSSNSSPLFINGPSSLFGSENYMGIAGQTRNDFSNVFSSGSANIPVSSALVARNPLEGTHELRQACQLCFVKKGPKLLDYAYHPSLEHKCKKDILIGRIKNSEDKSWKKIRPRPTKTQYVGPYYICKDVAAEEECRYPGHCTFAYCQEEIDVWTLERKGAFSREALFGGNGKINMTVSRLLQEHHGLFMFLCEKCFDHKPRIISKRNKDNSSSCSHPAMHDFEENKCLVHILRETMVKYSKIRPFQVRCQLDLCRHEVHYGCLREDKCFYAHSLVELKVWIMQKETAISHDTIVQESKKYWQNMEASAHGSQILGNQMKYGSLNLKMKFVCGQCWRNGQVNEPDRNKKYCSAKARHPWTKDRRVVLVMSNERKKWMTIRPLPSKKQVPLQFDLCNHIASGKKCQYDGNCSFAHSPEEREMWTYMKENSIQDLEQLYDIWLKSQKPEKGDDTAAQSNKENGKQIHMPTDYAEVTVDFHCWMCGKNCNSEKQWQGHISSEKHKEKVFHTEDDQNCWQYRFPTGYFSICDRYMAGTCTEGNNCKFAHGNAELHEWEERRQVLRMKLSKARKDHLIAPSDNDFGKYSFLFKDLN, encoded by the exons ATGTCCAATGTGTCGGAAGAGAGAAGCACTAGACAACAGGACATTAAGAAAGGACTCCAGTTTATAGA ATCTACCTTGCCCTATCCAGGGACACAAGAACAGTATGAG TTATTTATACGGGAGCTTGTTAGAAATCTTTTTAATGAAGGTAATGATGTATATCGAGAAGGTGATTGGAGAGGATCACTGAGTCACTATACAGAAGCTATAAACATAGCTGATTATGCTAATTCTGAAGAAATCCATGTTTCTGATGATATTTTAGAGAAGCTGCATGTGAACAGGATAGCATGTTTTTCAAATATG GGATTGCATGAAAAAGTTCTAGAAAGCTGTGAGATAGCATTACGattaaatgaaaacaatttcaGAGCGCTCTATCGGAAAGCAAAAGCTTTGAATGAGCTGGGAAGTTACACAAAGGCTTATGATGCTGTTGCAAAATGCTCTCTTGCTGTGCCACAG GATGAAAGTGTGATTAAGCTTACCCAAGAACTAGCTCGAAAACTGGGGttaaaaataaggaaagcaTATGTAAGAGCAAAG CCACCTTCCTCAAATTCAGTTTCTAGTGATGTATCAACTCAG AATTCTTCTGTAGAAGATATTGAATTAG ATTTATCTGACCAGAAGCAAGAGTTGGTGTCCGCTGCTGCTTCATCAAACTTTGTTTCTGAAGTGTCTAAAGTGTCATCAGTACCTGTACCATCTTTATCTTCTGTTATGCCTCTTCAAGTGGAAAAAGTTTCTTTGCCTTCCGCAGTGCTGGCAAATGGAGGGAATGTTTCTTTCTCTATGCCAGAAGCATGTCTAGATTGTGGTGATGGAGATATAATTATTGGGGAAGAACTTGATGAATTACTTGATTCTGTGCCTGATCCAGATGAGAGTGTAATG caAACTACAGGAGCCAGAGGACCTGTTCCTGCAGGAAGTGTAGCTCCTAGTGTacctttctctgcctctttgttGGGGACACTACCAGTTAATGCAGGATTtgttccttcaccttctctttcAGAAATCTTTCCACAGCCTTTAGCTTCTTCATTGGAAAATTTTTGTTCACCATTAAGCACCTTTTCAATCAGTGACCCAAAAAGAG ACCTTTCAAGTTCAGCTTCTAGAGATGGAACACCAACACTTAGCAGCAATAGTTCCCCATTGTTT ATAAATGGACCTAGTAGTTTGTTTGGGTCTGAAAATTACATGGGAATTGCTGGCCAAACTAGAAATGacttttcaaatgtttttaGTAGTGGAAGTGCTAATATACCTGTATCTTCAGCACTTGTGGCAAGAAATCCATTAGAAGGCACACATGAGCTAAGACAAGCCTGCCAGTTATGTTTTGTCAAAAAAG GTCCTAAATTATTGGATTATGCTTACCATCCCAGTTTAGAACATAAATGTAAGAAGGATATTCTAATTGGCAGAATAAAAAACTCTGAAGATAaatcatggaaaaaaatacGCCCGAGACCAACAAAGACACAGTATGTGGGACCATATTATATATGCAAAG ATGTTGCTGCTGAAGAGGAGTGCAGATATCCAGGTCACTGCACGTTTGCATATTGCCAAGAGGAAATTGATGTGTGGACACTGGAGCGCAAAGGAGCCTTTAGTCGGGAAGCTCTTTTtggaggaaatggaaaaatcaaCATGACTGTGTCCCGACTTCTTCAAGAACATCATGGATTATTTATGTTTCTTTGTGAG AAATGTTTTGATCACAAACCAAGAATAATAAGCAAAAGGAACAAGGATAACTCATCTTCTTGTTCTCACCCTGCTATGCATGACTTTGAAGAAAACAA GTGCCTTGTCCATATTTTGCGAGAAACTATGGTGAAATATTCCAAAATCCGCCCTTTTCAAGTTCGATGTCAGCTTGACTTGTGCAGACATGAGGTGCATTACGGCTGTTTACGAGAGGATAAATGCTTTTATGCTCACAGTCTGGTAGAGCTTAAAGTCTGGATAATGCAAAAAGAAACAG CTATTTCACATGATACTATTGTTCAAGAATCAAAGAAATACTGGCAGAACATGGAAGCTAGTGCCCATGGATCACag ATCCTTGGGAACCAAATGAAGTATGGATCACTTAATCTGAAGATGAAGTTTGTTTGTGGTCAGTGCTGGAGAAATGGTCAAGTTAATGAGccagacagaaataaaaaatactgCAGTGCAAAGGCCAGACACCC ATGGACCAAAGATCGCCGTGTGGTGCTAGTAATGTCTAATGAACGTAAGAAATGGATGACTATCCGTCCTCTTCCTTCAAAGAAGCAAGTGCCTCTGCAATTTGAT TTGTGCAATCATATTGCTTCAGGCAAGAAATGTCAGTATGATGGGAACTGCTCATTTGCtcacagccctgaggaaagaGAGATGTGGACCTATATGAAGGAAAACAGCA TTCAAGACTTGGAGCAGTTGTATGATATATGGCTAAAAAGtcaaaaaccagaaaaaggaGACGATACAGCTGCTCAGtcaaacaaagaaaatgggAAGCAAATTCACATGCCAACTGACTATGCTGAAGTTACA GTGGATTTTCACTGTTGGATGTGTGGGAAGAACTGTAATAGTGAGAAGCAATGGCAGGGTCACATTTCTTCTGAAAAGCATAAAGAGAAGGTTTTCCACACTGAGGATGATCAAAACTGCTGGCAGTATCGTTTTCCAACTGGCTATTTTAGCATTTGTGATAG ATATATGGCTGGTACTTGCACTGAAGGAAACAACTGTAAATTCGCCCATGGaaatgctgaacttcatgagtgGGAAGAACGAAGACAAGTTTTAAGAATGAAACTCAGCAAAGCGAGAAAAGACCACTTGATTGCTCCCAGTGATAATGACTTTGGAAAATATAGTTTTTTGTTTAAAGATTTAAACTAA